From Mycobacterium lacus, one genomic window encodes:
- the hpf gene encoding ribosome hibernation-promoting factor, HPF/YfiA family: MESGHVLDESAGTDERVEPTHAEVVFKGRNVEIPDHFRIYVSQKLARLERFDRTIYLFDVELDHERNRRQRKSCQRVEITARGRGPIVRGEACADSFYAALESAVVKLESRLRRGKDRRKVHYGDKTPVSLAEATAVIPPPEQAFDTQVVEPHEHDGADVGLQATKDHEPGRIVRTKEHPAKPMSVDDALYEMELVGHDFFLFYDKETERPSVVYRRHGYDYGLIRLA, translated from the coding sequence GTGGAATCCGGTCATGTTCTCGACGAGTCGGCTGGAACCGACGAGCGGGTCGAACCGACACATGCCGAGGTCGTGTTCAAGGGCCGCAACGTCGAGATCCCCGATCACTTCCGCATCTACGTCTCCCAGAAACTCGCCCGCTTGGAGCGGTTCGACCGGACCATCTATCTGTTCGACGTCGAACTCGATCATGAACGCAACCGTCGCCAACGCAAGTCCTGTCAGCGCGTTGAGATCACCGCTCGTGGGCGCGGGCCGATAGTGCGTGGGGAGGCCTGCGCCGACAGCTTCTATGCCGCGCTCGAGTCGGCGGTGGTCAAACTGGAGAGCCGGCTGCGCCGCGGCAAGGATCGCCGCAAGGTGCACTACGGCGACAAGACTCCGGTGTCGTTGGCCGAGGCCACCGCGGTGATCCCGCCGCCGGAGCAGGCCTTTGACACCCAGGTGGTGGAGCCACACGAGCATGACGGCGCCGACGTCGGCCTGCAAGCCACGAAGGACCACGAACCCGGGCGGATCGTCCGCACCAAGGAACACCCGGCCAAGCCGATGTCGGTCGACGATGCGCTGTACGAGATGGAGCTCGTCGGCCACGACTTCTTTTTGTTCTACGACAAGGAGACCGAGCGGCCGTCGGTGGTCTACCGTCGGCACGGCTACGACTATGGCTTGATCAGGCTGGCCTGA
- a CDS encoding ComF family protein, with translation MLDLILPLECGGCGAPSTRWCAGCAAELVIKPGQPHLISPRADPQVPVFALGRYAGARRQATLAMKERGRGDLVHPLARALASGVHRLLSWGIVETPLTIVPAPTRRSAARRRGGDPVTRLARLAAATVGGDPEITVVRALRIRALARDSVGLGTSARERNIAGRVLLRRRRLPTANEVLLVDDVVTTGATARESVRVLQAAGMRVAAVLAVAAA, from the coding sequence ATGCTCGACCTGATTCTGCCGCTGGAATGCGGCGGGTGCGGGGCGCCGTCGACCCGCTGGTGCGCAGGGTGCGCCGCCGAACTCGTCATCAAACCCGGCCAACCGCATCTGATCAGCCCGCGCGCCGACCCGCAGGTGCCCGTCTTCGCGCTGGGCCGCTACGCCGGCGCCCGTCGCCAGGCGACCCTGGCGATGAAGGAGCGCGGCCGCGGTGATCTCGTGCACCCCCTGGCGCGCGCACTGGCCAGCGGTGTCCACCGGTTGCTGTCCTGGGGCATCGTCGAGACCCCGCTGACGATCGTGCCCGCGCCGACCCGGCGTTCGGCGGCACGGCGGCGCGGGGGCGACCCCGTCACCCGGCTCGCCCGGTTAGCTGCGGCCACCGTCGGCGGCGACCCCGAGATCACCGTTGTGCGGGCATTGCGCATAAGGGCGCTGGCCCGCGACTCGGTAGGCCTTGGCACCTCCGCCCGTGAGCGCAATATCGCCGGTCGGGTGCTGCTAAGGCGTCGGCGGCTGCCGACCGCCAACGAAGTCTTGCTCGTCGACGACGTCGTCACCACCGGCGCGACCGCGCGCGAGTCGGTGCGTGTCCTGCAGGCGGCCGGGATGCGGGTCGCTGCGGTGCTGGCGGTAGCGGCGGCATGA
- the mtrA gene encoding two-component system response regulator MtrA yields MDSMRQRILVVDDDASLAEMLTIVLRGEGFDTAVIGDGTQALTAVRELRPDLVLLDLMLPGMNGIDVCRVLRADSGVPIVMLTAKTDTVDVVLGLESGADDYIMKPFKPKELVARVRARLRRNDDEPAEMLSIADVDIDVPAHKVTRNGEQISLTPLEFDLLVALARKPRQVFTRDVLLEQVWGYRHPADTRLVNVHVQRLRAKVEKDPENPTVVLTVRGVGYKAGPP; encoded by the coding sequence ATGGACAGCATGAGGCAAAGGATTCTCGTCGTCGATGACGACGCTTCGCTGGCGGAGATGCTGACCATCGTGCTGCGTGGGGAGGGCTTCGACACCGCTGTCATCGGTGACGGTACGCAGGCCCTGACCGCGGTGCGCGAGCTGCGCCCCGACCTTGTGCTGCTGGACCTGATGTTGCCCGGAATGAATGGCATCGACGTGTGCCGGGTGTTGCGCGCCGATTCCGGCGTGCCGATCGTGATGCTGACCGCCAAGACCGACACCGTGGACGTGGTGTTGGGCCTGGAGTCCGGCGCTGACGACTACATCATGAAGCCGTTCAAGCCCAAGGAGCTAGTCGCCCGGGTGCGGGCACGGCTGCGACGCAACGACGACGAACCGGCCGAGATGCTGTCGATCGCCGACGTCGACATCGACGTGCCGGCACACAAGGTCACCCGCAACGGCGAGCAGATTTCGCTGACACCGCTCGAGTTCGACCTGCTGGTCGCGTTGGCGCGCAAACCACGCCAGGTGTTTACTCGAGATGTGCTGCTCGAACAGGTGTGGGGATACCGGCACCCGGCGGATACCCGCCTGGTGAACGTGCACGTCCAGCGGCTGCGGGCCAAGGTCGAGAAAGACCCTGAGAACCCGACTGTGGTGTTGACCGTTCGAGGAGTGGGTTACAAGGCCGGACCTCCGTGA
- a CDS encoding dTMP kinase yields the protein MLIAIEGVDGAGKRTLSDGLGGAFRSAGKSVATLAFPRYGQSVVADVAAEALHGAHGDLASSAYAMAMLFALDRAGAIAEIEGARRDHDVVILDRYVASNAAYSAARLHQDAAGAAVAWVHEIEYRRLGVPAPDWQVLLAVPAELAAERARSRAESDPGRARDSYERDDELQRRTGAVYAGLAAAGWGGRWLVVDADVDPGRLAATLAGDRPL from the coding sequence GTGCTGATCGCGATCGAGGGGGTCGACGGCGCCGGCAAGCGGACTTTGTCGGACGGGCTGGGCGGCGCATTCCGTTCGGCCGGGAAGTCGGTGGCCACGCTGGCCTTTCCCCGATACGGGCAGTCGGTGGTTGCCGACGTCGCGGCCGAGGCACTGCACGGCGCGCACGGCGACCTCGCGTCGTCGGCGTACGCGATGGCGATGCTGTTCGCGCTCGACCGCGCCGGCGCGATCGCGGAGATCGAGGGCGCCAGGCGTGACCACGACGTGGTGATCCTGGATCGCTACGTCGCCTCCAACGCGGCCTATAGTGCGGCGCGTCTGCACCAGGACGCCGCCGGCGCGGCGGTTGCCTGGGTGCACGAGATCGAATACCGCAGGCTGGGGGTGCCCGCGCCGGACTGGCAAGTGCTGCTCGCGGTGCCCGCCGAGCTCGCCGCCGAGCGCGCCCGCAGCCGGGCCGAAAGCGATCCGGGCCGGGCGCGCGATAGCTACGAACGTGACGACGAACTTCAGCGGCGCACCGGCGCGGTATACGCCGGGCTGGCCGCGGCGGGCTGGGGCGGGCGATGGCTGGTCGTCGACGCCGACGTAGATCCGGGCCGGCTCGCGGCCACTTTGGCGGGTGACAGGCCCCTGTAA
- the secA gene encoding preprotein translocase subunit SecA, whose amino-acid sequence MLSKLLRLGEGRMVKRLKKVADYVNTLSDDAALLTDAELRARTDEFKKRLADGETLDDLLPEAFAVAREAAWRVLDQRPFDVQVMGAAALHLGNVAEMKTGEGKTLTCVLPAYLNALAGKGVHIVTVNDYLAKRDSEWMGRVHRFLGLQVGVILAPMTPDERRVAYNADITYGTNNEFGFDYLRDNMAHSLDDLVQRGHNYAIVDEVDSILIDEARTPLIISGPADGASNWYTEFARLAPLMEKDTHYEVDLRKRTVGVHEKGVEFVEDQLGIDNLYEAANSPLVSYLNNALKAKELFHRDKDYIVRDGEVLIVDEFTGRVLIGRRYNEGMHQAIEAKEHVEIKAENQTLATITLQNYFRLYDKLAGMTGTAQTEAAELHEIYRLGVVTIPTNKPMIRTDQSDLIYKTEEAKYIAVVDDVAERYEKGQPVLIGTTSVERSEYLSRQFTKRRIPHNVLNAKYHEQEAGIIAVAGRRGGITVATNMAGRGTDIVLGGNVDFLTDQRLRARGLDPVETPDEYEAAWHEELPVVKEEALKEAAEVIEAGGLYVLGTERHESRRIDNQLRGRSGRQGDPGESRFYLSLGDELMRRFNGAALEAMLNRLNLPDDVPIEAKMVTRAIKSAQTQVEQQNFEVRKNVLKYDEVMNQQRKVIYAERRRILEGENLKDQALDMVRDVVTAYVDGATSEGYAEDWDLDALWAALKTLYPVGISHETLTRHDDESERDELTREELLDALLKDAERAYAAREAELEEIAGEGAMRQLERNVLLNVIDRKWREHLYEMDYLKEGIGLRAMAQRDPLVEYQREGYDMFMAMLDGLKEESVGFLFNVTVEAVPAPQVAPVAEPEDLAEFATAAAAAAQQRSTGGAPAAVRREAPSTLRTKGIEAEAPALTYSGPSEDGSAQVQRNGAGQRTPAGVPAGASRRERREAARRQGRGAKPPKSVKKR is encoded by the coding sequence GTGCTGTCGAAGTTGCTGCGGCTTGGCGAAGGTCGCATGGTCAAGCGCCTCAAAAAGGTGGCCGACTATGTCAACACGTTGTCCGACGACGCCGCGTTGCTCACCGACGCCGAGCTGAGGGCGAGGACCGACGAGTTCAAAAAGCGCCTCGCCGACGGCGAAACCCTCGACGACCTGTTGCCCGAGGCGTTTGCGGTGGCCCGCGAGGCCGCCTGGCGGGTGCTCGACCAGCGGCCGTTCGATGTCCAGGTGATGGGTGCGGCCGCGCTGCACCTGGGCAACGTCGCCGAGATGAAGACCGGTGAGGGCAAGACCCTGACCTGCGTGTTGCCCGCCTACCTCAACGCCCTGGCCGGTAAGGGCGTGCACATCGTCACGGTTAACGACTACCTGGCCAAACGTGACAGCGAGTGGATGGGTCGTGTGCATCGCTTCCTCGGGCTTCAGGTCGGGGTGATCCTGGCCCCCATGACGCCGGATGAACGCCGCGTGGCCTACAACGCCGACATCACCTACGGCACCAACAACGAGTTCGGCTTCGACTACCTGCGCGACAACATGGCGCACTCACTGGACGACCTGGTGCAGCGCGGACACAACTACGCGATCGTCGACGAGGTTGACTCCATCCTGATCGACGAGGCCCGCACCCCGCTGATCATCTCCGGTCCCGCCGACGGCGCGTCCAACTGGTACACCGAGTTCGCCCGGCTGGCGCCGCTGATGGAAAAGGACACCCACTACGAGGTCGACCTGCGCAAGCGCACTGTCGGCGTGCACGAAAAGGGCGTGGAGTTCGTCGAGGACCAGCTAGGCATCGACAACCTGTACGAGGCCGCCAACTCGCCGCTGGTCAGCTACCTCAACAACGCGCTGAAGGCCAAGGAGCTGTTCCACCGCGACAAGGACTACATCGTCCGAGACGGCGAGGTGCTCATCGTCGACGAGTTCACCGGTCGGGTGCTGATCGGTCGCCGCTACAACGAGGGCATGCACCAGGCCATCGAGGCCAAGGAGCACGTCGAGATCAAGGCCGAAAACCAGACCCTGGCGACCATCACGCTGCAGAACTACTTCCGGCTCTACGACAAGCTCGCCGGCATGACCGGCACCGCCCAGACCGAGGCCGCCGAGCTGCACGAGATCTACAGGCTCGGCGTGGTCACCATCCCGACCAACAAGCCGATGATCCGCACCGACCAGTCCGACCTCATCTACAAGACCGAGGAAGCCAAGTACATCGCCGTGGTCGACGACGTCGCCGAGCGCTACGAGAAGGGCCAGCCGGTGCTGATCGGCACTACCAGCGTGGAGCGCTCGGAGTACCTGTCGCGGCAGTTCACCAAGCGCCGCATCCCGCACAACGTCCTCAACGCCAAGTACCACGAGCAGGAGGCGGGCATCATCGCGGTGGCGGGCCGCCGCGGCGGCATCACGGTCGCCACCAACATGGCCGGGCGAGGCACCGACATCGTGCTGGGTGGCAACGTCGACTTCCTCACCGACCAGCGGCTGCGGGCCCGCGGTCTGGATCCAGTGGAGACGCCCGACGAGTACGAGGCGGCCTGGCACGAGGAACTGCCCGTCGTCAAAGAGGAGGCCCTCAAGGAGGCCGCCGAGGTGATCGAGGCCGGCGGCCTGTACGTGCTGGGCACCGAGCGGCACGAGTCGCGGCGCATCGACAACCAGTTGCGCGGCCGTTCCGGCCGCCAAGGCGACCCGGGCGAGTCACGCTTCTACCTGTCGCTGGGCGACGAGCTGATGCGCCGGTTCAACGGGGCCGCGCTGGAGGCGATGCTTAACCGGCTGAACCTGCCCGACGACGTGCCGATCGAGGCCAAGATGGTCACCCGGGCGATCAAGAGCGCCCAGACGCAGGTCGAGCAGCAGAACTTCGAGGTCAGAAAGAACGTCCTCAAATACGACGAGGTGATGAACCAGCAGCGCAAGGTGATCTACGCCGAGCGCCGCCGCATCCTCGAGGGCGAGAACCTCAAGGACCAGGCGTTGGACATGGTCCGCGACGTCGTCACCGCCTATGTCGACGGCGCGACCAGCGAAGGCTACGCCGAGGATTGGGATCTGGACGCGTTGTGGGCGGCGCTCAAGACGCTCTACCCGGTCGGGATCTCCCACGAGACGCTGACGCGTCACGACGACGAGTCCGAGCGCGACGAGCTCACCCGCGAAGAGCTGCTGGACGCGCTGCTCAAAGACGCCGAACGTGCTTATGCCGCAAGGGAAGCCGAGCTGGAGGAAATCGCCGGTGAGGGCGCGATGCGGCAGCTGGAGCGCAACGTGTTGCTCAACGTCATCGACCGTAAGTGGCGCGAGCACCTCTACGAGATGGACTACCTCAAGGAGGGCATCGGGCTACGTGCGATGGCGCAGCGCGACCCGTTGGTGGAATACCAGCGCGAGGGCTACGACATGTTCATGGCCATGCTCGACGGCCTGAAAGAGGAGTCGGTCGGCTTCCTGTTCAACGTCACCGTGGAGGCGGTCCCGGCCCCGCAGGTCGCCCCGGTCGCAGAACCCGAAGACCTGGCGGAATTCGCGACGGCCGCGGCGGCCGCGGCGCAGCAACGCAGCACCGGGGGCGCGCCCGCGGCCGTGCGCCGGGAGGCGCCAAGCACCTTGCGCACCAAGGGAATTGAGGCCGAGGCGCCCGCACTGACGTATTCGGGCCCGTCCGAGGACGGCTCGGCGCAGGTGCAACGCAACGGCGCTGGACAGCGGACGCCGGCCGGCGTGCCCGCGGGCGCCAGCCGGCGCGAGCGGCGCGAGGCCGCGCGACGGCAAGGTCGGGGCGCCAAGCCACCGAAATCGGTGAAGAAGCGCTAG
- the lpqB gene encoding MtrAB system accessory lipoprotein LpqB: protein MRVLALMFVTVLLAGCAGVPSSSAPQAIGTVERPAPSNLPKPTPGMDPDVLLREFLKATADPANRHLAARQFLTQSASNSWDDAGSALLIDHVVFVETRGAERVSATMRADILGSLSDMGVFETAEGQLPDPGPIELVKTSGGWRIDRLPNGVFLDWQQFQATYKRNTLYFADPTGKTVVPDPRYVAVSDHDQLATELISKLLAGARPEMAHAVRNLLAPPLRLRGPVTRADGGKSGIGRGYGGARIDLEKLSTTDPHSRALLAAQIIWTLARADIRGPYVINADGAPLDDRFVDGWTTSDVAATDPGVADGAGAGLHALVGGSLVSLDGQRITTVAGAFGRMPDQTDAALSRSGRQVATVVTLRRGAPDAAASLWIGDLGGEAVQSADGHSLSRPSWSLDDAVWVVVDTNNVLRAIQEPASGQPARIPVDSTAVASRFPGPITDLQLSRDGTRAAMVIGGQVILASVEQTQAGQFALTYPRRLGFGLGSSVVSLYWRTGDDIVVTRTDASHPVSYVNLDGVNSDAPARGLQIPLFAIAANPSTVYVATPDGVLMYSASAAESQQGWSGVAGLMVPGAAPVLPG, encoded by the coding sequence ATGCGGGTCCTGGCGCTGATGTTCGTGACCGTGTTGCTCGCCGGCTGTGCGGGAGTGCCCAGCTCGTCGGCCCCGCAGGCGATCGGCACCGTCGAGCGACCGGCACCGTCGAACTTGCCCAAGCCGACCCCGGGTATGGATCCCGACGTGCTGCTGCGCGAATTCCTCAAGGCCACAGCCGATCCGGCCAATCGGCACCTGGCGGCGCGCCAATTCCTCACCCAATCGGCATCCAACTCGTGGGACGACGCCGGTAGCGCGCTGCTGATCGACCACGTTGTGTTCGTGGAAACCCGTGGCGCCGAGCGGGTTTCGGCCACGATGCGGGCAGATATCCTGGGCTCGCTGTCCGACATGGGGGTATTCGAGACCGCCGAGGGCCAGCTGCCCGACCCGGGGCCGATCGAGTTGGTGAAAACATCCGGTGGCTGGCGCATCGATCGCCTGCCCAACGGTGTCTTCCTGGACTGGCAGCAGTTCCAGGCGACCTACAAGCGCAACACGCTCTACTTCGCCGACCCGACCGGTAAGACCGTGGTCCCCGATCCGCGTTACGTCGCGGTGTCCGACCACGATCAGTTGGCCACGGAACTCATCTCCAAGCTGCTGGCGGGTGCACGTCCGGAGATGGCGCACGCGGTGCGCAATCTGCTGGCTCCGCCGCTGCGGCTACGCGGACCGGTCACCCGGGCCGACGGCGGCAAGAGCGGGATCGGGCGCGGTTACGGCGGTGCGCGCATCGATCTGGAGAAGCTGTCTACGACCGATCCACACAGCAGGGCATTGCTTGCCGCGCAGATCATTTGGACGCTGGCCCGAGCGGACATCAGAGGGCCGTACGTGATCAACGCCGACGGCGCGCCGCTGGACGACAGGTTTGTCGACGGGTGGACCACCTCCGATGTCGCGGCCACCGACCCGGGCGTGGCCGACGGCGCGGGGGCTGGATTGCATGCCCTGGTGGGTGGGTCGCTGGTGTCGCTGGACGGCCAGCGCATCACCACGGTGGCCGGAGCCTTCGGGCGGATGCCGGACCAGACCGACGCCGCGCTGTCACGCAGCGGCCGGCAGGTGGCGACGGTGGTGACGTTGCGGCGTGGCGCCCCGGATGCGGCGGCGTCGTTGTGGATCGGCGACCTCGGTGGCGAGGCGGTCCAGTCCGCCGACGGGCACAGCCTGTCGCGACCCAGCTGGTCGCTGGACGATGCCGTCTGGGTGGTGGTCGACACCAACAACGTGCTGCGGGCGATTCAGGAACCGGCGTCCGGACAACCCGCTCGCATTCCGGTGGATTCCACGGCGGTGGCCAGCCGCTTCCCGGGGCCGATCACCGACTTGCAGCTGTCCCGCGACGGGACACGTGCCGCGATGGTGATCGGAGGGCAGGTGATCCTGGCCAGTGTCGAGCAAACCCAGGCCGGCCAGTTCGCTCTGACCTACCCGCGGCGGCTGGGTTTTGGTCTGGGCTCCTCGGTGGTGTCGTTGTATTGGCGAACCGGTGACGACATCGTGGTGACCCGTACCGATGCTTCTCATCCGGTGTCGTATGTGAACCTCGACGGGGTGAACTCCGACGCCCCGGCCCGCGGATTGCAGATTCCGCTCTTCGCGATTGCGGCCAACCCGTCGACGGTCTACGTCGCCACTCCGGACGGGGTGCTGATGTATTCGGCGTCCGCCGCCGAAAGCCAGCAGGGCTGGTCGGGGGTAGCGGGGCTGATGGTGCCCGGGGCGGCGCCGGTGCTGCCTGGGTAA
- the ahcY gene encoding adenosylhomocysteinase — protein sequence MTGNLLTETSLVPDVRNGIDFKIADLSLADFGRKELRIAEHEMPGLMSLRREYAEVQPLKGARISGSLHMTVQTAVLIETLTALGAEVRWASCNIFSTQDHAAAAVVVGPHGTPEEPKGVPVFAWKGETLEEYWWAAEQMLTWPDPDKPANMILDDGGDATMLVLRGMQYEKAGVVPPAEEDDPAEWKVFLNLLRKRFETDKGKWTKIAESVKGVTEETTTGVLRLYQFAAAGDLAFPAINVNDSVTKSKFDNKYGTRHSLIDGINRGTDALIGGKNVLICGYGDVGKGCAEAMKGQGARVRVTEIDPINALQALMEGFPVVTVEEAIGDADIVVTATGNKDIIMLEHIKAMKDHAILGNIGHFDNEIDMAGLERSGATRVNIKPQVDLWTFGDTGRSVIVLSEGRLLNLGNATGHPSFVMSNSFANQTIAQIELWTKSDEYDNEVYRLPKHLDEKVARIHVEALGGHLTKLTKEQAEYLGVDVEGPYKPDHYRY from the coding sequence ATGACCGGAAACTTGCTGACCGAAACTTCGCTAGTCCCAGACGTACGTAACGGCATCGATTTCAAGATCGCCGATTTGTCGCTCGCGGATTTCGGTCGAAAAGAGCTCCGGATCGCCGAGCACGAGATGCCCGGCCTGATGTCGCTGCGCCGGGAGTACGCCGAGGTGCAGCCGCTGAAGGGGGCCCGGATTTCGGGTTCGCTGCACATGACCGTGCAGACCGCGGTGTTGATCGAAACCCTGACCGCGCTGGGCGCCGAGGTCCGCTGGGCCTCGTGCAACATCTTCTCGACCCAGGACCACGCCGCGGCCGCCGTCGTCGTCGGGCCGCACGGCACCCCGGAGGAGCCCAAGGGCGTCCCGGTGTTCGCCTGGAAGGGCGAGACGCTCGAGGAGTACTGGTGGGCGGCCGAGCAGATGCTGACCTGGCCCGACCCCGACAAGCCGGCCAACATGATCCTCGACGACGGCGGCGACGCCACCATGCTCGTGCTGCGGGGTATGCAGTACGAGAAGGCCGGCGTGGTGCCGCCCGCCGAGGAGGACGACCCCGCCGAGTGGAAGGTCTTCCTGAACCTGCTGCGCAAGCGTTTCGAGACCGACAAGGGCAAGTGGACGAAGATCGCCGAGTCGGTCAAGGGCGTTACCGAGGAAACGACCACCGGGGTGCTGCGTCTGTACCAATTCGCCGCGGCCGGCGATCTGGCCTTCCCGGCGATCAACGTCAACGACTCGGTGACCAAGTCCAAGTTCGACAACAAGTACGGCACCCGGCACTCCCTGATCGACGGCATCAACCGCGGCACCGACGCGCTGATCGGCGGCAAGAATGTCCTGATCTGTGGCTACGGCGATGTCGGTAAGGGCTGCGCGGAGGCGATGAAGGGTCAGGGCGCCCGGGTCCGCGTCACCGAGATCGACCCGATCAACGCCCTGCAGGCGCTGATGGAGGGCTTCCCGGTGGTGACCGTCGAGGAGGCCATCGGCGACGCCGACATCGTCGTGACCGCCACCGGCAACAAAGACATCATCATGCTCGAGCACATCAAGGCGATGAAGGATCACGCCATCCTGGGCAACATCGGCCACTTCGACAACGAGATCGACATGGCGGGGCTGGAGCGCTCCGGGGCCACCCGGGTCAATATCAAGCCGCAGGTCGACCTGTGGACCTTCGGCGACACCGGGCGGTCGGTCATCGTGCTGTCGGAGGGTCGGCTGCTGAACCTGGGCAACGCCACCGGGCACCCGTCGTTCGTGATGAGCAACAGCTTCGCCAACCAGACGATCGCCCAGATCGAGCTGTGGACCAAGTCCGACGAGTACGACAACGAGGTGTACCGGCTCCCCAAGCACCTCGATGAGAAGGTGGCCCGCATCCACGTCGAGGCCCTCGGCGGTCATCTGACGAAGCTGACCAAGGAGCAGGCCGAATACCTCGGCGTCGACGTCGAGGGCCCCTACAAGCCGGACCACTACCGCTACTGA
- the mtrB gene encoding MtrAB system histidine kinase MtrB, translated as MIRGSRRRTRGRWGRSGPMTRGMGALSRAVGIAWRRSLQLRVVALTLGLSLAVILALGFVLTSQLTNRVLDVKLKAAIDQIERARTTVSGIVNGEETRSLDSSLQLARNTLTSKTDPAWGAGQAGAFDAVLMVPGDGPRAASSAGPVDQVPSALRGFVKAGQAAYQYATVQTEGFSGPALIVGTPTSSRVANLELYLIFPLANEQATITLVRGTMATGGLVLLVLLAGIALLVSRQVVVPVRSASRIAERFAEGHLSERMPVRGEDDMARLAVSFNDMAESLSRQITQLEEFGNLQRRFTSDVSHELRTPLTTVRMAADLIYDHSSDLDPTLRRSTELMVSELDRFETLLNDLLEISRHDAGVAELSVEAVDLRATVNSALGNVGHLAEEAGIKLLVDMPAEEVIAEVDARRVERILRNLIANAIDHAEHKPVDIRMAADEDTVAVTVRDYGVGLRPGEEKLVFSRFWRSDPSRVRRSGGTGLGLAISIEDARLHQGRLEAWGEPGQGACFRLTLPLVRGHKVTTSPLPMKPVPQPIPQPIPQPAGAEHKPERKEHQRHREHAERGS; from the coding sequence TTGATTCGGGGCTCGCGGCGACGCACTCGGGGTCGCTGGGGGCGCTCTGGTCCCATGACGCGCGGTATGGGCGCGTTGAGTCGAGCCGTGGGTATTGCCTGGCGCCGATCGCTGCAACTGCGAGTTGTGGCGTTGACCCTTGGACTTTCGTTGGCCGTGATCTTGGCGCTCGGTTTCGTGCTGACCAGCCAGCTCACCAATCGTGTGCTCGACGTCAAGCTCAAGGCGGCGATCGACCAGATCGAGCGGGCCCGCACCACGGTCAGCGGGATCGTCAACGGTGAGGAAACTCGCTCGCTGGACAGCAGCCTCCAATTGGCCCGCAACACGCTGACATCGAAAACCGACCCGGCCTGGGGCGCCGGCCAAGCCGGTGCGTTCGATGCGGTGCTGATGGTGCCGGGGGATGGGCCGCGCGCCGCCTCGAGTGCCGGACCGGTCGATCAGGTGCCCAGCGCGCTGCGCGGTTTCGTCAAGGCCGGTCAGGCGGCCTACCAGTACGCGACGGTGCAGACCGAAGGCTTCTCCGGACCGGCGCTGATCGTCGGCACACCGACGTCGTCGCGGGTGGCCAACCTCGAGCTATACCTGATATTTCCCCTGGCGAACGAGCAGGCCACGATCACGCTCGTGCGAGGCACGATGGCCACCGGGGGTCTGGTGCTGCTGGTCCTGCTGGCCGGCATCGCGCTGCTGGTGTCGCGCCAGGTGGTGGTGCCGGTCCGGTCGGCGTCGCGGATCGCCGAACGGTTCGCCGAGGGGCACTTGTCTGAGCGCATGCCGGTGCGCGGCGAAGACGACATGGCCCGGCTGGCGGTGTCGTTCAACGACATGGCCGAGAGTTTGTCGCGGCAGATCACCCAGCTGGAGGAATTCGGCAACCTGCAGCGCCGCTTCACGTCCGACGTCAGCCACGAGCTGCGGACGCCGCTGACCACCGTGCGAATGGCCGCGGACTTAATCTACGACCACAGTTCCGACCTCGACCCGACACTGCGGCGGTCCACCGAGTTGATGGTCAGCGAGCTGGACCGGTTCGAGACGCTGCTCAACGACCTGCTAGAGATCTCCCGGCACGACGCCGGTGTGGCCGAGCTGTCCGTCGAGGCGGTCGACCTGCGCGCGACGGTGAACAGCGCGCTGGGCAACGTGGGTCACCTGGCCGAGGAGGCCGGCATCAAGTTGCTGGTGGACATGCCCGCCGAGGAGGTGATCGCCGAGGTCGATGCGCGCCGGGTGGAGCGGATCCTGCGCAATCTGATTGCCAACGCCATCGACCATGCCGAGCACAAACCGGTGGACATCCGGATGGCCGCCGACGAAGACACGGTCGCGGTCACCGTCCGCGACTACGGGGTTGGGCTGCGGCCCGGCGAGGAGAAGCTGGTGTTCAGCCGGTTCTGGCGTTCGGACCCCTCGCGGGTGCGGCGGTCGGGCGGCACCGGGCTCGGGCTGGCGATCAGCATCGAGGATGCTCGCCTGCACCAGGGGCGGCTGGAGGCATGGGGCGAGCCGGGCCAGGGGGCCTGTTTCCGCCTGACGCTTCCCCTGGTTCGTGGCCACAAGGTCACCACCAGCCCGCTGCCCATGAAACCGGTCCCGCAACCCATCCCGCAGCCGATTCCGCAGCCCGCTGGCGCGGAACACAAGCCGGAACGCAAAGAGCATCAGCGTCACCGCGAGCACGCCGAGAGGGGCTCGTAA